The sequence TTCTTAAAGGGGCGGCacactcaaaaatgaaagttctatcAGCTTTTattcgccctcatgttgttctaaactcactttgtttatgttttgaagaatgttctggCTCTTTTGTgtcagatgttttgtttttgttttcagtgaaTCAGTGTACAAAGCATTAATGATTCGTTTGTGAATCGCACGTTTCCTGTTTTTTGGTTCAACTCACTGACTCAGTGTTTTCCTATGATATTATTCTATATGAACCAGAATACTCAGAAGGAAATAAGGTGATTATATTTACAGGGATTTGATTGTATTGGGAATATTGTATTGGAAATGTTAAGATATTATTAGTTAATATTGTTTGCCCAACcctataatatttaaatgtttttatttattaaatatattaattgttatattgtttatataatatcattatattatttgacatttttttaatatatttatttatatttttaccttATTGTTACATTAATCTtaggttttattttacataatagtaattgtaatttattattataattataacttttattatcattgatagatccattaattattttaaatgcaaaccaataaaaaattattaattattattattacttaaaaattaattatatatatttaaaaaaatattatatcttatgtaaggaataattgacgacgggccgttgaactattataaaaataatgcacTCAATTATTCCGCTTTTACTGCGGTtcccacacctcaagacatcgatctgatgatttagagagagagagagagagagagagagagagagagagagcttgtgtgaattaggctaacgTACCTCTGTGCATCTCTAAACACTCTTCTGCTGCAGCGTCTCTAAATAGCGCTGTTATTACATCGCTAGTGAGAATTGTCATGTGTAACCTTTATGTTGCTACACTATATATAATATGctaactgataaaatcatcagggCATCGCTGACAACACCTCTTTGTGCAAACTGCGTGAccattattacagttaactatgcAAAGTGATACagaactgtaatgcggtcaggagagctgcctggaactacgttcgccGTGCATTTCCCAAAAAACAATTGCACGCCTCAGAACGTTCATcggccaatcagattcaagcattcaacgaccccgtagtataaataaaaataatatattatttaataatatttttacaataggcATATgagtttacatttttgcattactaatacattatttttattttttattttacatatattttattgatttagtattaatttttatcatcattattgttatcattattgatCAGTcagtttgtattaatttttctttttacaaaaatgcaagccaataaagttatttttaatgttatatttgaaTAATAGCAACAATAATCATAACAATCCTTATTCatatactactactaatagtactactaataataatataattgaatattattttgtattatattttgacATCAtacatatttcttatttttcttttacataattttttattatttgaatattgattttgttattgttgttcagTCCATTTGTTATCAATTCTGATTTTACAAAAATGCTACGCAATACATtgttatttgtaatataaatatttaaataataacaataatcataagaatttaaattcatatactacttctactactactacttatataaaataatatatcattCAATATTATTTGGatgtttatatattcataaatttacattattattatttttcgtttacataattttttattactttaatatttattctGTTATTATTAGCATCATTACTGatacatcattttattattatttcatatatacagtattttcttttacaaaaatgcaaaccaaaaaatagttattgtaaataatattttaacaacaataataaatattatttttaaactttaaactcaatATTCcagtaacaacaataaaaatcataataaccATAATCTGAAACAGGTTTGTTTAATTCTCtgtttcagcacacacacacacacacacacacacactgtgcgtTTGTTCGTGTTTCTATCTCATCACGCAGTATTTCCTCCGTATTGCAGGTGTAGCTGTCTTCATGGCCACCAGCGTGGTTCCCGGGGACGATCTGCCCACGTATAAGCTGGTGGTGGTGGGAGACGGCGGCGTGGGGAAGAGCGCGCTCACCATACAGTTCTTCCAGAAGATCTTCGTCCCGGACTACGACCCCACCATCGAGGACTCATACCTCAAACACACCGAGATCGACGGCCAGTGGGCCATTCTGGACGGTGAGGGCCTTCCCTTATTACATACACAACAGAGAACCATACAGTCCTCATTTCTGACAATGAAGATTTCTGTGAGCACAAATAttagtaacaattaaattaagaaacagataaatatttaagacattttaaagacaAATAATAAAGACACAAGAGACATTAAAACCATAAAAGTTGCAAGGAAAAATAACTCAAAAATGGTATTATATACCACAAGAATATTATGtgttattttgatattatttttatactataagtgctattattatttatgtactattgTAGTGttcttaaatattttgaatttgctttttattttatgtgtttattttagttttttaagcgctttgtcatttttatcagtgGAATGATTCATTTCAGTTGATtaggcatattttttttatttttagattttgaggtttttatttatattttataaagatttttaaattttatgtcaatacatttttgttttagttaacaataacaactctAATGGTATTATGAATAAGTAGTTCAATGTACAATACAAAGAGAAGTCATACATTAAGAAGTTATTTTTAAAGCTTAATTGAGTGTATTTATAAATCTgtcaaataatacttttttattttttattataatatataataaatatgtattttaatatactataATCCGCaatacaaaaatatgcaaaataaataaataatttaaactttatttaattgaatgtatatttacacatttgtttatcttttattaaaattcaaaaataaatatgataccAAGTGCAATACAAAGAGATcataaatttagaaataaatgtaatataatataatatattaaaataagtaatatgaCACTAAATGTAATACCGAGAGAGATCAtaaattaagaaatacattttaaaaaagcttaatttaatacatatttatatatttgtcaatTACAAAGATTTACAAAGATAAACcataaattaagaaattacatttaaaaattaaattaaattagatttaatttatataatatttattaatttgttaaatatttttatctttaccttttaatatagatagatagatagatagatagatagatagatagatagattagggaagcacaatattgtttttttttttttttgccgatatccgatatgccgatattttcaactCATCTTGGCCGTTAGCCAATGCAGATACAGgtatatttccttttgtttgaaattattaaattattaaagcaaattatttttaatttaggtaATTTTTAACAAGAACGAATTAAATAAACAGTAATgaagttttataatgacagtacACTGAATCtatgaaaataactaaataaactatatataaatcaCTGCATTACTTCCCAGAAAGATGCAGTTGTaaccttaacattttattttaagatttaacattTGTAGATAGTGTAAAACAAAAGAGTTGTAAATTTTCAGAGAATGTTTTAGAGatcataatttgtttaaaaaatataagatatttcacattaatgaataaatcagtatatatatatataattatttaatttacgtGTCAATgaaatttaagtaaataaattaagtaaatgcaAAACTATCAGCTTTTGCTgtgtatattttgtatttgtgcttattttatccagtatttaatcttttattaatatatatatatatatatatatatatatatatatatatatatatatatatatatatatatatattttttttttttttttttttttttattaatttatttattttttaatttgatttttttttacagtaatgttaACCAGTAAATAGTATATTGTGGCGCTGTGTGTGCAGTTCTGGACACGGCGGGGCAGGAGGAATTCAGTGCGATGAGAGAGCAGTACATGAGGACAGGAGACGGCTTTCTCATCGTGTTTTCAGTCACTGATAAAGCCAGCTTTGAACACGTGGATCGTTTCCACCAGCTGATCCTGAGAGTCAAAGACCGGTATGAACACGCATAAACACACATTTGAGTTTCCAGTGTGATTTATTGAGTGTTTTTATTGTGCGTGTGCTGCAGGGAGTCGTTTCCTATGGTTCTGGTGGCTAATAAAGTTGATCTGCTGCATTTACGCAAGATCACCAGTGAGCAGGGACGAGAGATGGCCTCCAAACACAGTGTAAGTCATTTAGCACATTTAACCTGTGAAAGAAAGtgacattttgatttcatgttgactttttcatgtttttttctaaatacttttaa comes from Carassius auratus strain Wakin unplaced genomic scaffold, ASM336829v1 scaf_tig00217025, whole genome shotgun sequence and encodes:
- the LOC113099721 gene encoding ras-related protein M-Ras-like, with protein sequence MATSVVPGDDLPTYKLVVVGDGGVGKSALTIQFFQKIFVPDYDPTIEDSYLKHTEIDGQWAILDVLDTAGQEEFSAMREQYMRTGDGFLIVFSVTDKASFEHVDRFHQLILRVKDRESFPMVLVANKVDLLHLRKITSEQGREMASKHSIAYIETSAKDPPMNVEKAFHELVRVIRQQIPELGLKKNRKVKWRADRPSGSQRLHCILL